TGTGGATCAGCAAGGTCACCAGCAGCATAAATTTGCTGAGGCTTTAATTCTTCAATCAAAGCAGAAACTATCTTAACATCTTCTTTCCCTAAAGGGTTTTTCTGAACTCTTCCGGTTTCATAAAAAGGCATGTCCAAGAAATGTACATTTTCTGCCGGAATACCCACAAGTCTACAAGTGGCTTTGGCTTCTCCTTTTCTGATAATTCCTTTCACAAGTCTTACTGTTGGGCTATCCAGCTCACTGTCTTTCTTGTTATTTAAATAATCAATAGCATCTTTATAGGTCTCAAGCGTCTCTTTATTTTCTACATTGAAGCCTTTATTATAATCTATCACAAATTCCAAAAACCTGTGAGCTTCTTCATCTGAAACTGCAATGTTTCCTGAAGTTTGATAAGCTACATGCACATCTTGCCCTTGATCTACCAATCGCTGAAAAGTACCACCCATAGAGATGATATCATCATCAGGGTGCGGACTAAAAATCAAGCATTTCTTCTTCTTCGGCAAGGCTCTTTCTGGCCTGTGTGTATCATCAGCATCTGGTTTTCCACCTGGCCAACCCGTGATGGTACGTTGAAGCTGATTAAAGATGTCGATGTTGATATCATAAGCATTACCCGAAGATGCCAATAAATCACTAAGACCATTATCATTATAATCTTCATTAGTGAGCTTTAAAACTGATTTACCCAGACCTATAGACAGGCCAGTAACAGCTTTCTTTGTCATACTGTTGGTCCACTTTACGTCTTCCACCAACCATGGCGTCTTCATTCTTTTTAATCCCGAACCAGCAGCTTCGTCAATAACAAAAAGTGCATTCGGATGCTTTTGAAGATATGACGAAGGGTTTTGAGCAGAAACCGTACCCTCAACCGCATTACAAATCATTGGAGCTTTTCTTTCTCCCCAAGCTAATAAGACAATTCTCTTTGCTTGAAGAATCTTGGCTACACCCAAGGTGATTGCTTTCTTAGGAACTTTAGTAAGCTCACCGCCAAAATCAGTTTTAGCTGCCGCTCTAGTAGATTGATCTAACATCATCAATCTAGTTTTTGTGTTTTCTAAAGAACCTGGCTCGTTAAAACCAATATGCCCATTACCTCCAATTCCCAAAAGTTGAAAATCTAAGCCTCCAGCATCTTTAATTTTTTTCTCATAATCTTGACAATGCTGAGCAAGCATACTAGGAGAAACAGTACCGTCCGGAATATGAAAATTTCCAGGCTCAATATCTACATGATCAAAAAGTTGCTCCTTCATGAACCTCCAATAACTCTGAATGGCGTCAGGCTGCATTGGGTAGTATTCATCAAGGTTAAAGCTTATTACATTTTTAAAACTAAGCCCCTCCTCTTTATGCATTCTTATAAGTTCTGCATAAACAGTTTTTGGAGAAGAGCCTGTTGCCAATCCTAATACGGCTTGTTGACCAGCCTTCTGCTTCGTTTTAATAAGTTCGGCTATTTCATTCGCAACAGCCTTTGATGCCTCTTCTGAGTTTGGGAAAATGCGAGTAGGCACTTTCTCGTAGGCTATGGGTTCACGTATAATCTGGGTTTCTTGCATAATTTTTTTTCGGTATAAATCAGACAAATATAATATTAAATAAATTGCCTATTGAAATATTATATATTAAATTATTTTAATTATTGCTGTGGTAGATCCATTCATAAACAATAAGGACTAGTCAAAACCATTCCACACCGATAAAACAGAAACCATACCATATAATTAAGACGAGTGTTATCTTTGCATCCTTTAAAAGCAACACTGCGTAACTCTACAATGAAGATAATCAATTACCTCATTCTTTTCACATTAATTTCATTATCTACCTTAGCTCAAAGCTCTAGCCTTAGTGGCTATATAAGCGATGCAGAAAATGGAGAGGGAATGATTGGCCTTTCTGTTTATGTAAAAGAGGCAAAGACAGGAACTCAAACTAATGCATATGGTTTTTATTCGATTACCCTGCCTCAAGGCGATTACACGCTGGTTTTAACTTACCTAGGCTATGAGACCTTAGAAAAAAACATTTCGCTTACCGAAAACCAAACACTGAATTTAGAAATGACTTCGGTTTCGTCTGCTCTAGATGAAGTGGTAGTTAAAGCGGAACGAGAAGACCAAAATGTAAAAAGCATGGAAATGTCTGTTAATAAAGTAGACATGAAAACCATTAAAAAAATGCCTGCATTTATGGGGGAAGTAGACGTCATCCGAAGCATCCAGTTCTTGCCAGGTGTGAGTACCGTAGGAGAAGGAGCTTCTGGTTTTAATGTAAGAGGTGGAGGAATTGACCAAAACTTAGTGCTGCTAGACGAAGCACCTGTTTATAACTCTTCACATTTGTTTGGCTTTTTCTCCGTTTTTAATCCTGATGCGGTTAAAGATGTTAAACTGATAAAAGGTGGTATTCCTGCAAATTATGGTGGTAGAATCTCGTCCATTCTCGATGTAAGAATGAAAGAAGGAAACTCCAAAAAGGCAGAATTCACTGGCGGAGTTGGTACCATTTTCTCACGCTTTGCTTTTGAAAGCCCTATTCTAAAAGAAAAAGGTTCTTTTATTGTAGCCCTTAGGCGTTCTTATATTGACGTACTCGCCAAACCTTTTCTAAAAGGTGACATTAAAGACTCTAAGTTTTACTTCTATGACTTTACTGCCAAAGGAAACTTGAAAATAAACGACAAGAACACCGTTTTTCTTAGTGGATATTTGGGACGTGATGTATTTGGTTCGGGCTTTGGTTTTAACTGGGGAAACACCACCACCTCACTTCGATGGAATCACATATTTAACGAGAAACTATTCATGAACGCTACCGTCTTTTATAGCAATTATGACTACCTCCTTGATACTGATTTAAATGACGAAAACGACCAAGACTCTTTCGAGTGGAAATCAAATATTGAAAACTACAGTATCAAACCAGATTTTCAATATTTCATTAACCCTAAAAACACGCTTAGTTTTGGTGGACAAAGTATCTATTACAATTTTAACCCTGGTCAAGCCACGGCTGTATCAGGTGGCCAACGAATCAGTATTGGTCTGGAAAACAAATATGCTGTAGAATCAGGTCTTTATGTGAGTTTGGAACAAAAGGTAAACGAAAAGCTCTCATTGCAATATGGCATCAGGTATTCCGACTACAGGTATTTAGGTTCTGGAACTGAGGTTATTCTTAACGAGACAGGTGTGGAACCCGGAGATAGAAAAAATGTAACAGAAGTTAACGATATCGGGAAAGGAGAGCTCATTCAACAATACGGAAACTGGGAGCCAAGAGCCTCCGCTAATTATAGCATAAACTCAAGCAGCTCTATAAAAGTAAGCTATAACCGCTTAGCTCAATACATTCATTTGCTTTCAAACACCACTGCTTCTTCTCCATTAGACGTTTGGACACCGAGTAGCAATAATATCAAACCTCAAATAGGCGACCAAATAGCATTAGGATACTTCAAAAACTTTGACAATAATACCTATGAGGCTTCTGTAGAGGTTTATTATAAGAAACTTCAAAATCAAATTGACTATGTCAGAAATGCCGACCTTTTCTTAAACCCCACCGTTGAAGCAGATCTACTTTCGGGCGATGGTAGAGCCTACGGAGCTGAATTTTATGTCAAAAAGAATAAAGGAAAATTTAATGGCTGGGTGAGCTATACCTTAGCCAGAACCGAAAGACAGGTGGAAGGTCTCAATAATAATGATTGGTTTCCGGCAAGAATTGACAAACTTCATAATGTGTCTTTAGTCGGAATATATGACACTGAAAAAAAATGGAACTTCTCTGCCACATTTAATCTATCGTCAGGAACTCCAGCCTCCTTCCCTACCAGTAAGTTTATTTGGCAAGATATAGCCCTTCCACATAACTATACCGATGCTCGTAACTCCTACCGTATTCCTGCATCTCACCGTTTAGACCTAGCAGCTACCAAAAAAAACAAACACGCTTTGTTTAAAAAGGGAGAAAGTGAATGGGTTTTTTCTGTTTATAACGTCTACAATCGACGAAATGCATTCTCGGTATATGTAAGACAAAAAGAAGATAACTTCTCCCAAACAGAAGCAGTAAGGTATTCTGTTTTCGCTTCTATCCTACCAGCTGTTACATACAATTTCAAATTCTAGAAAATGAAAAAGATAATAATTCCAACGTTTGCTTTGCTTTCATTAGCACTAAGTTTTAGTTCCTGTGAAGATGTCATTGATATTGATGTTCAAGATGCCGTAGAGCAACTAGTAATAGATGGGTGGCTAACCAATAAAGCGGAAGACCAATATATAAAACTCAGCCTTACTCAGCCATATTTTGACAATTCCGATGTTAGATTCGTTTCTGGAGCAGAGGTAGTCGTTTTTGAAGCAGATAGTACCGCTCACCCTTTTACCGATATGGGAGATGGCCGATATTTACTAAAAAAGGAAGATGCTGGCTTCTTAGAAGAGAATGGCCAATACGCTCTCTATGTCAAATATCAAAACGATGAGTTTGCTGCCCTATCCAAATTGAACAGAGTTCCAGCCATTGACTCTCTTTCCTATGAGTTCTTTGAGTTTCCCTTTGCAGCCGACGACAGCACAGAAAGCGAAGGTTATTTCGCCCAGTTTTACGCCACAGACCCAGAAGGTGAGGGAGACACTTATTGGATAAGAACAACTAAAAATGGTAAATTGATAAATGACCCAAGTCAAATTTCATTAGCCTATGACGCTGGTTTCTCTCCCGGTTCACGCTCTGATGGACTTCTTTTCATTTTGCCTGTAAGGCAATCTATAAATGATGGATTATATCAGCATAACGACTCTATTCATATAGAGATTTGGAGTATAACTCCAGATGCTTATCTATACCTAAGCCAGGTAGCCCAGGAATCTTCAAATGGTGGTATTTTTGCTACTCCACCCGCAAATATTCCTACCAATATTTTTAACCGCAATGAGAACTCTCCAAACAAGGCTTTGGGCTTTTTTGGTATCTCAGCGGTGAGTGAATTCTCCACTGTTTTAGATAGCACATTGGCTCGTCCAACAGATTAATTAATTTTGAGCCTTAATAAAACCATATCCTATGCCTAGTCCAGATTGGAAAACAGCGAAAGAATACGAAGACATTACCTATAAAAAAACTGACGGTGTTGCCAGAATAGCCTTTAATAGACCAGAGGTTAGAAACGCTTTTCGTCCAAAAACAGTTTTTGAACTAATTGACGCTTTTGAAGATGCCAGAAACGATGGTAACATAGGTGTGGTGCTCCTATCAGGAGAAGGTCCTTCTTCTAAAGATGGTGGTTGGGCTTTTTGTAGCGGTGGCGACCAAAATGCTAGAGGAAAAGACGGCTATAAAGACGCTGTAGGAGTTGGTAGACTTAATATTCTAGACGTACAGCGACAAATTCGTTTTATGAGCAAACCAGTCATATGTGTAGTGCCTGGCTGGGCTGTAGGTGGAGGCCATAGCCTTCACGTGGTTTGTGATTTGTCATTAGCTAGTAAAGAACATGCTATTTTTAAACAAACCGATGCTAATGTAGCTTCTTACGATGCCGGTTTCGGTTCTGCTTACTTAGCTAGACAAGTAGGTCAAAAAAGAGCAAGAGAAATATTCTTTTTGGGCAGAAACTATTCTGCTCAGGAAGCTTTTGACATGGGTATGGTAAATGCTGTCATACCTCATGAAGAATTAGAAGACACGGCTTTTCAATGGGCTCAAGAGATTTTAGAAAAGAGTCCAATGGCCATAAGGATGTTAAAATACTCCATGAACATGATTGATGACGGCTTGATAGGTCAGCAGATATTTGCCGGTGAGGCTACAAGGTTGGGCTATATGACTGAAGAAGCAAAAGAAGGAAGAGATGCCTTCTTAGAAAAAAGGAAGCCTGATTTCGATCAGTTTCCAAAATATTCATGATTGGGGAATTATATTGTAGGTGAATTACGTTTATTATTAGCAGCTATATCTTGAGTAAGCATTATTTTACAATATCTTTGTGCAATCCACTTCTTTTTTGTATCATATGTATGTACAGCGAGAGGTTGTATTTATTGATTAATTTAAAATAATTTATGGGTAGGTCGCAGGAAACATTTAGTAAGAAGGAAGTAAGAAACAAGAAAGAAAAGAGAAAGAAGGAAAAGGCCGAAAAACGCCTTTTAAAGAAGGATCTAGACAAGTCTGGAAAATTAGAAGACATGATAGCTTATGTGGATGAGTTTGGAAACATTTCAAATACACCACCAGATCCAACAAAGGTTAAAGAGGAGATTGACGCGGAAAACATAGAAATAGGGATTCCTAAGAGAGAAGATGGGCCGCCAGAGGAGATAGAAAGAAAAGGAACCGTTAGTTTTTATAACGACTCAAAAGGTTACGGCTTCATTAAAGATCAAGGAAGTCAAGACAGTGTATTCGTACACGTCAACAATACTCTTGATGAAATCAGAGAAGGTGATAAAGTTATCTTTGAGATCGAAATGGGACCTAAAGGACCTACTGCCGTTAAGGTAAAAGTGGTTTAACCCTCAGCTATTAATCAAATAAGAATTAAGCTTTGTCATTTTCATGACAAAGCTTTTTTTGTTGACTCTGAGTGATGAGAGAATTGAAAAGCTAACCAATTAAAAGCTACCTATCGGGCAAATAAAAAGCCCGGCTTTCGCCAGGCTCTCTTTTCATAGAAAACGGGTAAGTATCTATTAAGAATACGAATTAAGCATTACTGGCATAACCAATAACAGCATATCTTCATTTTCTTCTTTATCTTCTGGAACTATCAGTCCAGCTCTGTTAGGCTGAGACATTTCCAGTGTTAAGTTATCAGTGTTTAAGTTGCTTAGCATTTCTACCAAGAACTTCGCATTGAAACCTATTTCTATATCTTCTCCAGTGTATTCACAAACAAGCTTTTCGTTTGCTTCATTAGAGTAATCTAAATCTTCTGCAGAAATCTCTAACTCGTTACCAGT
This sequence is a window from Arcticibacterium luteifluviistationis. Protein-coding genes within it:
- the nagB gene encoding glucosamine-6-phosphate deaminase, which produces MQETQIIREPIAYEKVPTRIFPNSEEASKAVANEIAELIKTKQKAGQQAVLGLATGSSPKTVYAELIRMHKEEGLSFKNVISFNLDEYYPMQPDAIQSYWRFMKEQLFDHVDIEPGNFHIPDGTVSPSMLAQHCQDYEKKIKDAGGLDFQLLGIGGNGHIGFNEPGSLENTKTRLMMLDQSTRAAAKTDFGGELTKVPKKAITLGVAKILQAKRIVLLAWGERKAPMICNAVEGTVSAQNPSSYLQKHPNALFVIDEAAGSGLKRMKTPWLVEDVKWTNSMTKKAVTGLSIGLGKSVLKLTNEDYNDNGLSDLLASSGNAYDINIDIFNQLQRTITGWPGGKPDADDTHRPERALPKKKKCLIFSPHPDDDIISMGGTFQRLVDQGQDVHVAYQTSGNIAVSDEEAHRFLEFVIDYNKGFNVENKETLETYKDAIDYLNNKKDSELDSPTVRLVKGIIRKGEAKATCRLVGIPAENVHFLDMPFYETGRVQKNPLGKEDVKIVSALIEELKPQQIYAAGDLADPHGTHKVCLDAIFESLKELRHKNYMKDCWVWLYRGAWAEWDIHEIEMAVPMSPNQVMQKRMGIFKHQSQKDGVVFQGADSREFWQRAEERNQGTAKLYNDLGLAEYEAMEAFVRYHF
- a CDS encoding TonB-dependent receptor; the encoded protein is MKIINYLILFTLISLSTLAQSSSLSGYISDAENGEGMIGLSVYVKEAKTGTQTNAYGFYSITLPQGDYTLVLTYLGYETLEKNISLTENQTLNLEMTSVSSALDEVVVKAEREDQNVKSMEMSVNKVDMKTIKKMPAFMGEVDVIRSIQFLPGVSTVGEGASGFNVRGGGIDQNLVLLDEAPVYNSSHLFGFFSVFNPDAVKDVKLIKGGIPANYGGRISSILDVRMKEGNSKKAEFTGGVGTIFSRFAFESPILKEKGSFIVALRRSYIDVLAKPFLKGDIKDSKFYFYDFTAKGNLKINDKNTVFLSGYLGRDVFGSGFGFNWGNTTTSLRWNHIFNEKLFMNATVFYSNYDYLLDTDLNDENDQDSFEWKSNIENYSIKPDFQYFINPKNTLSFGGQSIYYNFNPGQATAVSGGQRISIGLENKYAVESGLYVSLEQKVNEKLSLQYGIRYSDYRYLGSGTEVILNETGVEPGDRKNVTEVNDIGKGELIQQYGNWEPRASANYSINSSSSIKVSYNRLAQYIHLLSNTTASSPLDVWTPSSNNIKPQIGDQIALGYFKNFDNNTYEASVEVYYKKLQNQIDYVRNADLFLNPTVEADLLSGDGRAYGAEFYVKKNKGKFNGWVSYTLARTERQVEGLNNNDWFPARIDKLHNVSLVGIYDTEKKWNFSATFNLSSGTPASFPTSKFIWQDIALPHNYTDARNSYRIPASHRLDLAATKKNKHALFKKGESEWVFSVYNVYNRRNAFSVYVRQKEDNFSQTEAVRYSVFASILPAVTYNFKF
- a CDS encoding 1,4-dihydroxy-2-naphthoyl-CoA synthase gives rise to the protein MPSPDWKTAKEYEDITYKKTDGVARIAFNRPEVRNAFRPKTVFELIDAFEDARNDGNIGVVLLSGEGPSSKDGGWAFCSGGDQNARGKDGYKDAVGVGRLNILDVQRQIRFMSKPVICVVPGWAVGGGHSLHVVCDLSLASKEHAIFKQTDANVASYDAGFGSAYLARQVGQKRAREIFFLGRNYSAQEAFDMGMVNAVIPHEELEDTAFQWAQEILEKSPMAIRMLKYSMNMIDDGLIGQQIFAGEATRLGYMTEEAKEGRDAFLEKRKPDFDQFPKYS
- a CDS encoding DUF4249 domain-containing protein yields the protein MKKIIIPTFALLSLALSFSSCEDVIDIDVQDAVEQLVIDGWLTNKAEDQYIKLSLTQPYFDNSDVRFVSGAEVVVFEADSTAHPFTDMGDGRYLLKKEDAGFLEENGQYALYVKYQNDEFAALSKLNRVPAIDSLSYEFFEFPFAADDSTESEGYFAQFYATDPEGEGDTYWIRTTKNGKLINDPSQISLAYDAGFSPGSRSDGLLFILPVRQSINDGLYQHNDSIHIEIWSITPDAYLYLSQVAQESSNGGIFATPPANIPTNIFNRNENSPNKALGFFGISAVSEFSTVLDSTLARPTD
- a CDS encoding cold-shock protein, with the protein product MGRSQETFSKKEVRNKKEKRKKEKAEKRLLKKDLDKSGKLEDMIAYVDEFGNISNTPPDPTKVKEEIDAENIEIGIPKREDGPPEEIERKGTVSFYNDSKGYGFIKDQGSQDSVFVHVNNTLDEIREGDKVIFEIEMGPKGPTAVKVKVV